A genomic window from Acinetobacter chinensis includes:
- a CDS encoding M66 family metalloprotease: MQLQYKYLTICTLSAMLMACGGGGGSQSASEGGVVQKYAEPEKDSIESSTLGFYDLNAEGQNREIRNDLSGNFEAMLQFAQGHVVDPKGNEDKNMPRLTSEREALLLVTPVQGMGDIRRLNAEIYQDGRLLRTVELNDPAQLPLSDQANTDDRPKVLYSKKAWSAVLKWDEVVPGLSIQIVQPDSGKRGEITAEGIDFAAPGELVLQNIRLGLLTDPPKSSGHYMLLEPEKAGTDYFQTIPAAQMIVTKYDDMKLDRVMIASGTIYDSVSASNGGYYEGDMRENTAKSTFSVGTNLANWGVTSSSMASQEQPQLTQSVVVHHARGKYANGEANHGLSGGNGMLTIIDSVGNEFSHEIGHHYGLGHYPGSVGNNMFWAAHHADSGWGYIAYRNKMRGNLDWGNKNLGDGSNGIPNFQNLYPYGKDAMSGGYSSSSISRYTHYTGYSTRWKIQPHFNARHVWDEKSPTGYKKWNETTRKMEVIQPKVPKSSGVWYNSADGNYLKPAMFGVPVYTILGGYDVENQSGIIYPAARGNWGNVFNLPAPVLSTGTANCWLSVQFANGVKNIALAPAQLAANSKANKFHINLAQSDQPQHVELFCQKAGADAVKLSQIDIPVLAALPAYVKIGREAGYSALRKIELPLLEQALLENADKSVIHLGTDARLWMDSYSAYKSELSAAAQAVFDRYVQQTSTMHRLNRWVDAYRADLTSDVPEAKAAFKNFLTVLRLDQEKPLQGVTSIKNRTNCLKTETLANGQLNAYISGASGCSNDETEQWIYDIDGKIHNRAALDQCLTTGGGNVISMATCQSNQANQLWSMHEATGTIRQANQCFDLEGGNLKENRARLIRYGCTNGANQKWTIMEQNQSLILGLSKAENLGLITRLMTPEVSQ; encoded by the coding sequence ATGCAGCTTCAGTATAAATATTTAACTATTTGTACACTATCAGCCATGCTTATGGCTTGTGGTGGCGGGGGCGGAAGCCAGTCAGCTTCAGAAGGTGGAGTTGTACAAAAATATGCGGAGCCAGAAAAGGACAGCATTGAGAGCAGTACGCTGGGTTTTTATGACTTAAATGCAGAGGGACAGAACCGCGAAATCCGGAATGATCTGAGTGGAAATTTTGAAGCTATGCTTCAGTTTGCACAGGGGCATGTTGTAGATCCGAAAGGAAATGAAGATAAGAATATGCCTCGTCTGACCAGCGAACGTGAAGCGTTACTGCTGGTGACACCTGTACAGGGTATGGGAGATATTCGGCGTTTAAATGCTGAAATTTACCAGGATGGCCGTTTGCTCAGGACAGTTGAATTGAATGATCCAGCTCAGCTTCCGCTGTCTGATCAGGCAAATACGGATGACAGACCTAAAGTGCTGTATTCAAAAAAAGCATGGTCGGCTGTATTGAAGTGGGATGAGGTTGTGCCTGGTCTGAGTATTCAGATTGTTCAGCCGGACTCAGGTAAACGTGGTGAGATTACGGCTGAAGGTATTGATTTTGCAGCACCGGGTGAACTGGTACTGCAGAACATCCGTTTAGGTCTTTTGACCGATCCACCTAAATCAAGCGGTCATTATATGTTGCTTGAGCCTGAAAAAGCGGGAACGGATTATTTTCAGACAATTCCTGCTGCACAGATGATTGTCACTAAATATGATGATATGAAACTTGATCGGGTTATGATTGCCAGTGGCACAATTTATGATTCTGTCAGTGCATCAAACGGTGGTTATTATGAAGGGGATATGCGGGAAAATACTGCAAAATCAACCTTCAGTGTGGGAACCAATCTTGCGAACTGGGGCGTGACATCTTCATCCATGGCAAGTCAGGAACAGCCACAGTTGACTCAGAGCGTTGTTGTGCATCATGCACGTGGTAAATATGCCAATGGTGAAGCAAATCATGGTCTGAGTGGTGGTAATGGTATGCTGACCATTATTGACTCTGTTGGAAATGAGTTCAGTCATGAAATCGGGCATCATTATGGGCTGGGGCATTATCCTGGTTCTGTCGGAAACAACATGTTCTGGGCGGCGCATCATGCAGACAGCGGATGGGGTTATATCGCTTACCGTAACAAAATGCGGGGCAACCTGGACTGGGGCAATAAAAACCTTGGAGATGGAAGTAATGGTATTCCTAACTTCCAGAACCTGTATCCGTATGGTAAAGATGCGATGTCGGGTGGATATTCTTCGAGTTCGATTTCCCGTTATACCCACTACACGGGTTACAGCACCCGCTGGAAGATTCAGCCGCACTTCAATGCACGCCATGTCTGGGATGAAAAATCTCCTACGGGCTATAAAAAATGGAATGAGACGACCAGAAAAATGGAAGTCATTCAGCCTAAAGTGCCTAAATCAAGTGGGGTCTGGTATAACAGTGCAGATGGCAACTATCTGAAACCTGCCATGTTTGGTGTGCCAGTTTATACCATTCTGGGTGGTTACGATGTAGAGAACCAGAGCGGTATTATTTATCCTGCTGCACGTGGTAACTGGGGGAATGTCTTTAATCTGCCTGCACCTGTATTGTCTACTGGTACAGCCAACTGTTGGTTAAGTGTGCAGTTTGCAAATGGTGTAAAAAATATTGCACTTGCACCGGCTCAGCTGGCAGCCAACAGTAAAGCCAATAAATTCCATATCAATCTTGCACAGAGTGATCAGCCACAACACGTAGAGCTGTTCTGTCAGAAAGCAGGAGCTGATGCCGTGAAACTGTCACAGATTGATATTCCTGTTTTAGCGGCTCTGCCTGCTTATGTGAAAATTGGTCGTGAAGCGGGTTACAGTGCGCTGAGAAAGATTGAACTACCACTGCTGGAACAGGCATTGCTTGAAAATGCTGATAAATCTGTGATTCACCTGGGAACAGATGCACGACTCTGGATGGATTCGTATTCTGCGTATAAATCAGAGCTTTCAGCTGCAGCACAGGCTGTGTTTGACCGTTACGTCCAGCAGACAAGTACCATGCACCGTTTAAACCGTTGGGTGGATGCTTATCGTGCTGATCTGACATCTGATGTGCCTGAGGCTAAAGCAGCTTTTAAAAATTTTCTGACAGTATTGAGGCTGGATCAGGAAAAACCTCTGCAAGGAGTGACCAGTATCAAGAACAGAACAAACTGTCTGAAAACTGAAACTCTGGCAAATGGTCAGCTGAATGCTTATATCAGCGGTGCAAGTGGTTGCAGCAATGATGAAACTGAGCAGTGGATTTACGATATTGACGGTAAGATTCATAACCGTGCCGCGTTGGATCAGTGCCTGACAACGGGTGGTGGTAATGTTATCAGTATGGCTACCTGTCAGAGCAATCAGGCAAATCAGCTCTGGAGTATGCATGAAGCAACTGGAACAATCAGACAGGCAAATCAGTGTTTTGATCTTGAAGGTGGTAATCTGAAAGAAAACCGTGCCCGTCTGATCCGTTATGGATGTACCAATGGTGCAAACCAGAAATGGACAATAATGGAGCAGAATCAGAGTCTGATTCTTGGATTGTCAAAAGCTGAAAATCTTGGACTGATCACTCGTCTGATGACACCTGAAGTCAGTCAGTAA
- a CDS encoding 3'(2'),5'-bisphosphate nucleotidase CysQ family protein — MFKITTAPQDALIQKLIPIVTHACEILREEYERYCSGADFDVVKKSDNSPVTQADYRVNSYLTDALAQISELPLLSEEGSAEHRQNWKEFWLLDPLDGTKEFLHKRPEFTINLSMVRGADTVFALLAVPAQSVIYVCPEQGMPLKLKTDSGEWSVFESSETEHELCVGLSHSSQEKQEYAAYLDELANIASFGTVRAGSAYKFCMMLEDQVDIYPRFHPTCEWDTSAGQCLIERIGGGLVDFRQRPFLYNQRDTLLNNGFIAYRNINMKKIALQALTQMQYKH, encoded by the coding sequence ATGTTTAAAATTACAACAGCGCCACAGGATGCGCTTATACAAAAACTGATCCCCATTGTGACACATGCCTGTGAAATTTTGCGAGAAGAATATGAGCGTTATTGTTCAGGCGCAGATTTTGACGTTGTAAAAAAATCCGACAATTCACCTGTAACTCAGGCGGATTACAGAGTGAACAGTTATCTGACGGATGCACTGGCACAGATTTCTGAACTGCCATTACTGTCTGAAGAAGGTAGTGCTGAACATCGGCAGAACTGGAAAGAATTCTGGTTGCTTGACCCTCTGGATGGAACAAAAGAATTTCTGCACAAAAGACCCGAATTTACAATCAATCTGAGTATGGTCAGAGGTGCAGATACCGTATTTGCGCTGCTCGCTGTTCCGGCTCAGTCTGTAATCTATGTCTGTCCAGAACAGGGTATGCCACTTAAGCTGAAAACAGACTCAGGTGAATGGAGTGTTTTTGAGTCGTCTGAAACTGAGCATGAGCTTTGTGTGGGCTTGAGTCACAGCAGTCAGGAGAAACAGGAATATGCAGCTTATCTGGATGAACTGGCAAACATAGCGTCTTTTGGAACTGTACGTGCAGGCAGTGCTTATAAATTCTGCATGATGCTTGAAGATCAGGTGGATATTTATCCAAGATTTCATCCAACCTGTGAATGGGATACCAGTGCAGGTCAGTGTTTGATCGAACGGATCGGTGGCGGGCTGGTCGATTTCAGGCAGCGTCCATTTCTGTACAATCAACGGGATACCTTGTTGAATAATGGTTTCATTGCTTATCGGAATATAAATATGAAAAAAATTGCTTTACAGGCACTTACGCAGATGCAGTACAAGCATTGA
- the rpsT gene encoding 30S ribosomal protein S20 — translation MANSAQAKKRARQNVKARKHNASLRSMVRTYIKRTVAAIAAGEHAAAAEAYKVAVPVIDRMADKGIIHKNKAARHKSRLNAQVKALVAK, via the coding sequence GTGGCAAACTCTGCTCAAGCAAAAAAACGTGCTCGTCAAAACGTTAAAGCACGTAAACACAACGCTAGCTTACGTTCTATGGTTCGTACTTATATCAAACGTACAGTAGCTGCTATTGCAGCTGGTGAACATGCTGCTGCTGCTGAAGCATACAAAGTAGCGGTTCCTGTAATCGACCGTATGGCTGATAAAGGCATCATCCATAAAAACAAAGCTGCTCGTCATAAGAGCCGTTTAAATGCACAAGTTAAAGCATTAGTTGCTAAATAA
- the rraA gene encoding ribonuclease E activity regulator RraA — MTVAFVTCDLLDDHPEKDIQTLIPSLDGRFFRSYGARKSFGGQIVTVKCFEDNSRVKELLATDGKGKVLVVDGGASMRCALMGDMIAESAVKNNWNGVIIYGCVRDVDAIAELDLGVHALASIPQKSNRKGIGEVDVSLYFGSVTFSSGDYVYADNNGIVVSKEKLVDL, encoded by the coding sequence ATGACTGTTGCATTCGTTACCTGTGATTTACTTGATGATCATCCTGAAAAAGATATTCAGACTCTGATTCCATCGCTCGATGGTCGTTTTTTCCGTAGCTATGGCGCGCGTAAAAGTTTTGGTGGTCAGATTGTCACTGTAAAATGTTTTGAAGATAACTCACGTGTCAAAGAGTTGCTTGCTACAGATGGCAAAGGGAAAGTACTTGTTGTGGATGGTGGTGCATCAATGCGCTGCGCACTGATGGGTGACATGATTGCTGAATCTGCTGTAAAAAATAACTGGAATGGTGTGATTATTTACGGATGTGTCCGAGATGTTGACGCAATTGCAGAACTCGATCTGGGAGTACATGCATTGGCTTCAATTCCTCAAAAAAGTAACCGTAAAGGCATAGGCGAGGTTGATGTTTCACTGTATTTTGGCAGCGTAACATTCAGTTCTGGTGATTATGTCTATGCAGACAATAACGGAATTGTTGTATCCAAAGAAAAACTGGTCGATTTATAA
- a CDS encoding NAD(P)H-binding protein — protein sequence MTKSIESAIVIGATGLVGRELLKQLNQLPSCKKITAVVRHEDELFKSLNKVEQLVLSDFLLLNDEDVNGYSHAFSCLGSTIKKAGSKSVFYNIDFEINAHFADLFEETATHYLLVSAMGAKAGSKIFYNQVKGQLEDHVQALQLSKVSIVRPSLLLGERSEQRTLEDATQKLYRKFAYLVPDSFKYKPVTAEQVAHTMVEAAQKQEKPFEIYDNLRIQKSI from the coding sequence ATGACAAAATCAATTGAAAGTGCAATCGTGATCGGGGCAACGGGTCTGGTGGGCAGAGAGCTGCTGAAACAACTGAACCAGCTACCTTCATGTAAAAAGATAACAGCAGTGGTCCGACATGAAGATGAGCTGTTTAAAAGTTTAAATAAAGTTGAACAGCTGGTTCTGTCTGATTTTCTGTTACTGAATGATGAAGATGTAAATGGTTATAGCCATGCTTTCAGTTGTCTTGGGAGTACGATAAAAAAAGCAGGGTCGAAATCAGTATTTTATAATATTGATTTTGAAATCAATGCACATTTTGCCGATCTGTTTGAAGAAACAGCGACACATTATCTTCTGGTCAGTGCCATGGGGGCTAAAGCTGGATCTAAAATTTTTTATAATCAGGTCAAAGGACAACTTGAAGATCATGTTCAGGCATTGCAACTGAGTAAGGTGTCTATCGTACGTCCATCACTGTTGCTGGGTGAGCGTTCTGAACAGCGTACACTTGAAGATGCGACACAGAAGCTGTACAGAAAATTCGCTTATCTGGTTCCAGATTCATTTAAATATAAGCCTGTTACTGCTGAACAGGTGGCTCATACTATGGTCGAGGCTGCACAAAAGCAGGAAAAGCCATTTGAAATTTATGATAATTTACGCATACAAAAATCCATATAA
- the mfd gene encoding transcription-repair coupling factor — MFTQEISELNLKQLKAGEKRWIGSMLGSSAALLFKEISEKSSQLFVLVARNNQHLGQLESELEFYGIKPTIFPDWEILPYDRLSPHQDIVSERLSILSNMPQSGILLVSATTLAQRVAPTSWVLGEHFDIKIGQTFDLEQQKLRLIQAGYHLVDTVYDHGEFAVRGSIMDIYASGQDAPIRIDLFDNEIDTLKFFDPETQRTTTKIESFTVLPAKEFPLKEARSTFRDRYAESFPTANPKKNPIYQDVMEGIASPGLDFYFPLFFSAESMQIQSSLTSYLPGNAVVITDKHLEDGLTSFWKDVMRRYEDRRHNVNQPLLPPEQIFLQPNQIFEFLNQFPRIIADTEVVEIRSGALNLSAEQPPRLAVDPKQEKPFSAVKKYIDDANHPVLLVAESAGRRETLKDALRPALGEIPVVSNFAEFQQSHFSVAITNAPLDRGLVITDHLSVISENQLYEHRVVQRRRKRQHEVSEEFLVRSLTELSIGAPVVHIDHGVGRYAGLITLNIDDQDYEFLQLNYADEAKVYVPVTNLHLISRFSGGDPDLAPLHKLGTDAWNKAKRKALEQIHDVAAELLHIQARRQAKPGISFELEQSSYMQFSSGFAYEETLDQANAIEATLYDMQLAKPMDRLVCGDVGFGKTEVAMRAAFVAVQNNKQVAVLVPTTLLAQQHYESFKDRFADWPIRIEVLSRFGTSKAHTRTIEDLADGKVDIVIGTHKILQENIQFKNLGLMIVDEEHRFGVRDKERIKAMRADVDMLTLTATPIPRTLNMAFSGMRDLSIIATPPARRLAVKTFVNEQTDETMKEAILRELLRGGQVYILHNEVDTIERAAENIRNLVPEARVAVAHGQMRERELEQVMQQFYHKEFNVLVCSTIIETGIDVPNANTIIIERADKLGLAQLHQLRGRVGRSHHQAYAYLMVPSIKGLKGDAEKRLDAISRASTLGAGFMLATEDLEIRGAGELLGEQQSGSMQAIGYSLYMEMLEKATKAIQNGKTPNFDAPLSLTAEINLHMPALIPDEYLGDVHQRLMFYKRISNANTQEKLDHIRMELIDRFGVPPVQVKQLFSVHQVRIIAEKLEITKIDLSANGGSIEFSPDTPVQAITIIQMMQKHPTWFRMEGGQRLRVMVMMEEYEKRIRFISDLLNSLVSESGLKP; from the coding sequence ATGTTTACACAAGAAATTTCCGAACTGAATTTAAAACAACTCAAAGCTGGTGAAAAACGCTGGATTGGTTCCATGCTTGGTTCATCAGCTGCATTACTGTTCAAGGAAATTTCAGAAAAATCCAGCCAGTTATTTGTACTGGTGGCAAGAAACAATCAGCATCTGGGGCAACTGGAAAGTGAACTTGAGTTTTATGGCATAAAACCGACTATTTTCCCAGACTGGGAAATTTTGCCTTATGATCGACTTTCTCCACACCAGGATATTGTATCTGAACGCCTTTCAATTTTATCCAACATGCCTCAGTCGGGTATTCTGCTTGTTTCAGCGACTACACTGGCTCAGCGTGTAGCACCGACATCGTGGGTACTGGGTGAACATTTCGATATTAAAATCGGTCAGACATTTGATCTGGAGCAGCAGAAACTGCGACTGATTCAGGCAGGTTATCATCTTGTGGATACTGTTTATGATCATGGCGAATTTGCTGTGCGAGGCAGTATTATGGATATTTATGCATCTGGACAGGATGCTCCGATCCGTATAGACCTGTTTGATAATGAAATTGATACGCTGAAATTTTTTGATCCTGAAACCCAGAGAACAACAACAAAAATAGAGAGTTTTACTGTTCTTCCTGCCAAAGAATTTCCACTGAAAGAAGCACGCTCTACCTTTCGTGATCGTTATGCAGAAAGTTTTCCAACTGCAAATCCCAAGAAAAATCCAATATATCAGGATGTCATGGAAGGTATTGCATCACCAGGGCTGGACTTTTATTTCCCATTGTTCTTCAGTGCTGAGTCTATGCAGATCCAAAGCAGTCTCACATCGTACTTACCTGGTAATGCGGTTGTCATTACAGATAAGCATCTGGAAGATGGGTTGACCAGTTTCTGGAAAGATGTGATGCGCCGTTATGAAGACCGCCGTCATAATGTGAATCAGCCCTTACTACCGCCTGAACAGATTTTTTTACAGCCCAATCAGATCTTTGAATTTCTGAATCAGTTTCCGCGCATCATTGCAGATACAGAAGTTGTGGAAATCCGTTCAGGTGCATTGAATTTATCAGCAGAACAACCGCCACGCTTAGCTGTAGATCCGAAGCAGGAAAAACCTTTTTCAGCCGTCAAAAAATATATTGATGACGCAAATCATCCTGTATTGCTGGTGGCAGAAAGTGCAGGACGCCGTGAAACCCTGAAAGATGCTTTACGCCCAGCGCTGGGTGAAATTCCTGTAGTCAGTAACTTTGCTGAATTTCAGCAATCACATTTTTCAGTAGCAATCACCAATGCACCTCTGGATCGGGGGCTGGTCATTACAGATCATCTTTCGGTTATTTCAGAGAATCAGCTGTATGAACATCGAGTGGTTCAACGCCGTCGTAAACGTCAGCATGAAGTTTCTGAAGAGTTTCTGGTTCGCAGTCTGACAGAGCTAAGTATTGGTGCGCCTGTTGTACATATTGATCATGGTGTTGGGCGTTATGCAGGTCTGATCACGCTGAATATTGATGATCAGGACTACGAGTTTTTACAGCTGAATTATGCAGATGAAGCTAAAGTCTATGTTCCTGTGACCAACCTGCATCTGATCAGTCGCTTCAGTGGCGGAGATCCTGATCTTGCACCTCTACACAAACTGGGCACAGATGCCTGGAACAAAGCCAAACGTAAAGCACTGGAGCAGATTCACGATGTAGCAGCAGAACTACTGCATATTCAGGCACGTCGTCAGGCAAAACCTGGGATCAGTTTTGAACTTGAGCAAAGCAGCTATATGCAGTTTTCAAGTGGTTTTGCTTATGAAGAAACGCTGGATCAGGCGAATGCCATCGAAGCCACACTTTATGACATGCAGCTGGCCAAACCGATGGACCGACTGGTCTGTGGTGATGTGGGCTTTGGTAAGACTGAAGTCGCGATGCGGGCTGCATTTGTAGCTGTTCAGAACAATAAGCAGGTCGCAGTACTTGTGCCGACAACCTTGCTGGCGCAGCAGCATTATGAATCTTTCAAAGACCGTTTTGCTGACTGGCCTATCCGCATAGAGGTTCTGTCCCGCTTCGGAACAAGTAAAGCACATACCAGAACCATTGAAGATCTTGCTGATGGCAAAGTAGATATTGTGATTGGCACACATAAAATTCTGCAGGAAAATATCCAGTTTAAAAATTTAGGGCTGATGATTGTCGATGAGGAGCATCGCTTTGGCGTACGTGATAAAGAGCGTATTAAAGCGATGCGTGCAGATGTGGATATGCTGACCCTGACGGCAACTCCGATTCCACGGACGTTGAATATGGCATTCAGCGGCATGCGTGATTTATCTATTATTGCAACGCCTCCAGCACGTCGTCTTGCAGTCAAAACATTTGTCAATGAACAGACCGATGAAACAATGAAAGAAGCGATTCTGCGTGAATTGCTGCGTGGTGGGCAGGTCTATATTCTTCATAATGAAGTGGATACGATTGAACGTGCTGCGGAAAATATCCGTAACCTGGTGCCAGAAGCCCGTGTTGCTGTTGCACATGGTCAGATGCGTGAGCGTGAACTGGAGCAGGTCATGCAGCAGTTCTACCATAAAGAATTTAATGTCCTGGTCTGTTCAACCATTATTGAGACAGGTATTGATGTACCAAATGCCAATACCATCATTATTGAGCGGGCAGATAAACTCGGACTGGCTCAGCTGCATCAGCTGCGTGGGCGGGTCGGACGTTCACATCATCAGGCCTATGCTTACCTCATGGTACCTTCAATCAAAGGTTTGAAAGGTGATGCTGAAAAGCGTCTGGATGCCATCAGCCGGGCATCTACGCTGGGTGCCGGTTTCATGCTTGCGACCGAAGATCTGGAAATCCGTGGAGCAGGTGAACTGCTGGGCGAACAGCAAAGTGGTTCCATGCAGGCAATAGGCTACAGTCTGTATATGGAAATGCTTGAAAAGGCGACCAAAGCCATTCAGAACGGAAAAACTCCAAATTTCGATGCACCATTGTCACTGACAGCGGAAATCAACCTGCATATGCCTGCGCTGATCCCCGATGAATATCTGGGTGATGTCCATCAGCGTCTGATGTTCTATAAGCGTATCAGTAATGCAAATACTCAGGAAAAACTGGATCATATCCGTATGGAACTGATTGACCGTTTTGGTGTGCCACCTGTACAGGTCAAACAGCTTTTCAGTGTGCATCAGGTTCGAATCATAGCGGAAAAACTTGAAATTACTAAAATTGATCTGAGTGCAAACGGCGGTTCTATTGAATTTTCACCAGACACTCCCGTACAGGCAATCACCATTATTCAGATGATGCAGAAGCATCCGACCTGGTTCCGAATGGAAGGCGGGCAGCGACTGAGGGTCATGGTCATGATGGAAGAGTATGAAAAACGGATCAGATTTATCAGTGATCTGCTGAACAGTCTGGTCAGTGAATCAGGGCTTAAGCCGTAG
- a CDS encoding histidine phosphatase family protein: MALDLLPTSMLKAIDLLPDVKTPVTLFTRHSIREVVSGQGLAGYDLQLTSEGRDLAQAWGAYLIENTDRAVQHCISSPIQRCVDTAALMIQGADSITVQPNTHHIEIVEQRLLVEPGSFVLDIQQAGPYFRKQGALGFINSFVNNALPGMKHPITGVVDVLELIYKTHPQQADGLSLAVSHDTILAAILAVISGRNEVTQQDWPEMMEGLFVWFEGEDFLDSHLKWIWRGERHELSIRDFQKNG, translated from the coding sequence ATGGCATTAGACCTGCTCCCGACCAGTATGCTGAAGGCGATTGATTTATTGCCTGATGTTAAAACTCCAGTGACTCTGTTTACACGACATTCAATTCGTGAGGTTGTCAGTGGTCAGGGACTGGCAGGTTACGATCTTCAGTTAACTTCAGAGGGACGTGACCTTGCACAGGCATGGGGAGCGTATCTGATTGAAAATACAGACCGTGCTGTACAGCACTGTATCTCCAGCCCAATTCAGCGCTGTGTGGATACCGCAGCATTGATGATCCAAGGGGCTGATTCCATTACTGTTCAGCCCAATACGCATCATATTGAAATTGTGGAGCAGCGTTTGCTGGTGGAACCAGGAAGTTTTGTGCTGGATATCCAGCAGGCAGGCCCATATTTCAGGAAACAGGGTGCACTCGGGTTTATCAACAGTTTTGTCAATAATGCACTGCCTGGTATGAAACACCCGATTACGGGAGTTGTAGATGTACTGGAGCTGATTTATAAGACACATCCACAGCAGGCGGATGGTTTAAGCCTTGCTGTCAGTCATGACACGATTCTGGCTGCAATTCTGGCGGTTATTTCAGGACGGAATGAAGTCACTCAACAGGACTGGCCGGAAATGATGGAAGGTCTGTTTGTCTGGTTTGAAGGCGAGGATTTTCTGGACTCTCATCTGAAATGGATCTGGCGGGGAGAGCGACATGAGCTGTCTATCCGTGATTTTCAGAAAAATGGCTGA
- a CDS encoding DUF3592 domain-containing protein encodes MTTSGYIFVICFFLLVIWSRWLAIRLIRKSNTDTSEKITLSTYIFPALIIFVISSLVIPFSFFIPQSVYNLFSKPAYEATIQGYSSEWGNNPGKGGNRILMYHSYVSFQTEDGMVHKDIPTDIRSGGRPVIGDKVTIVYTPGDKRVGEKSARSGLLLFAGGLMTFMMAMVLYTLFSYAMDFKTKSLGNLWSFLLLRVMIPFATFGMFALLLSVVYKYIFLGNPANDPVIVPILCGFFAFSLLPLMILLVRPRSKHTE; translated from the coding sequence ATGACAACATCTGGCTATATTTTTGTAATCTGCTTTTTTCTGTTGGTGATCTGGTCAAGATGGCTGGCAATCAGACTGATCCGCAAAAGCAACACGGATACTTCTGAAAAAATCACCCTCAGCACATATATTTTTCCAGCACTGATTATTTTTGTCATTTCATCACTGGTTATTCCCTTTTCCTTTTTCATTCCACAGTCAGTGTACAACCTGTTCAGTAAACCAGCCTACGAAGCAACCATACAGGGCTACAGCAGCGAATGGGGCAATAACCCTGGTAAAGGTGGCAACCGAATCCTGATGTATCACAGTTATGTCAGTTTTCAGACTGAAGACGGTATGGTCCACAAAGACATACCCACCGATATACGCTCTGGAGGAAGACCTGTCATTGGAGATAAAGTTACGATTGTCTATACGCCAGGTGATAAAAGAGTCGGAGAAAAGTCTGCCCGTAGTGGTCTGCTGCTTTTTGCAGGCGGTTTAATGACATTCATGATGGCAATGGTGCTTTATACGCTATTTTCTTATGCCATGGATTTCAAAACAAAGTCTTTAGGGAATCTCTGGAGTTTTCTGCTTCTTCGGGTCATGATCCCATTTGCAACATTTGGCATGTTTGCACTGCTTCTGAGTGTTGTTTATAAATATATTTTTTTAGGAAATCCTGCAAATGATCCTGTGATCGTACCGATTCTTTGTGGATTTTTTGCATTTTCATTATTACCACTGATGATTTTACTGGTGCGCCCCAGATCAAAACATACAGAATAA
- a CDS encoding glutathione S-transferase N-terminal domain-containing protein: MVHHQIKVIQALATSLTEGGRGANGTAFPVQPEKALKLYEFEGSPFCRRVREVMTLLNLDYEVYPCPKGGTKFRKIVKEQGGKLRFPYFVDENTGTAMYESQDIIHYLFQHYGKSGKTPEKYAHYPKYPVVALAGTLLNGARGVWVNKKIINRETPEQLLELWGFEASPYTRIVRGILTELELPFVFHNVAKERWQDQGPSVLRLKPGKYIPLAGGKREKVVPVMGRHKKDIQVPYLEDPNTGAKLFESEVIVDYLKRRYA; this comes from the coding sequence ATGGTGCATCATCAAATCAAAGTCATTCAGGCTTTGGCGACTTCGCTGACAGAAGGTGGTCGTGGAGCAAACGGAACCGCATTTCCAGTTCAACCTGAAAAAGCGTTAAAACTGTATGAGTTTGAAGGTTCACCATTTTGTCGCCGTGTCCGCGAAGTGATGACTTTGCTGAACCTGGATTATGAAGTGTATCCATGTCCAAAAGGCGGTACTAAATTCCGTAAAATCGTCAAAGAGCAAGGCGGTAAACTGCGTTTTCCGTATTTTGTAGATGAAAATACCGGCACAGCCATGTATGAATCACAGGATATTATTCATTACCTGTTTCAGCATTATGGTAAAAGTGGCAAAACGCCTGAAAAATATGCACATTATCCAAAATATCCAGTCGTTGCTTTAGCAGGAACGCTGTTGAATGGCGCACGGGGTGTCTGGGTCAATAAAAAAATTATAAACCGTGAAACACCTGAACAGCTTCTGGAACTGTGGGGTTTTGAAGCTAGTCCATATACCCGTATCGTGCGTGGGATTCTGACCGAACTGGAACTGCCTTTTGTTTTTCATAACGTAGCAAAAGAACGCTGGCAGGATCAGGGACCATCGGTTTTACGTTTAAAACCAGGCAAATATATTCCTCTGGCCGGAGGAAAACGTGAAAAAGTAGTTCCAGTCATGGGGCGTCATAAAAAAGATATTCAGGTGCCTTATCTGGAAGATCCTAATACAGGTGCAAAACTTTTTGAATCTGAGGTTATTGTGGATTATTTAAAACGTAGATATGCATAA